The genomic DNA CTGGTTAAAAAGTCACCGCAAAGAAACACAAAGTCAGACAAAATAAGAGCCGAAACCAAGAATGAGTCACGTGGTGTACATGCATTTTGCCCTACGAGATGGACTGTGCGTGGCGAAGCATTAGCAGCAGTGATCAATAATCACGCTGAACTAATGGAACTATGGGACTGGTCGCTAACCGTGTCAAAAGACACGGAAATGAAGGCAAGAATCCGAGGTGTTCAAAGTGTGATGACAacgttcaatttttattttggttATACTCTGGGAGAGCAGCTTCTGAGGCAGACCGACAACCTAAGTCGCGCCTTGCAAGATTCATCCACCTCAGCTGCTCAAGGTAACAGACTTGCCCAGGATGTGGTAAAAACCTTACTGAAAGATCGGACTGATACCTCATTTCATCCTTTTTGGGCTCGGATCTTACAGCGCAAAActacagacagacagacagacagcagAGTCAATGGGGTTTGACACTTCAGAATTTGACGTCAATGATTTGGTAACCTTCTTGCAGTCGCTTGATAGCTCCCGCCGAAAACTATTAAGCGAAATTTCTACCCTGGGAAAGCTGTTACTCGTCCTGCCAGCAACCAATGCCGTTAGTGAGAGATCGTTTTCAGCTTTAAAGCGGGTGAAGACGTATTTGCGCTCAACAACCGGAGACTCTAGACTGAACCACCTCATGATGTTGCATGTTCACAAGGACAGAACAGATGCTCTGACCCTTGTAGACGTAGCTAATCACTTCGTTGGGGAGAAAGAAAACCGAAAGCAATTGTTTGGCAAATTTTCCGCGAACGATATCCCAAACAAGTTCTCTACTTCGTCaaagtcaacacaaacggaaaaTTAGAGACAAGAACAAAAGGTATTGTAGACAAATGTAGTGATCTGACATGTACCAAGAAGTATACTTTAACCGAGGGACAGaagcggggggagggggggggggagggggagttaATGTGGGCCACTCGCTCAGCCCCCCCAGTCATTTTGTGCTTGCTACTGGCCTGTTGAGGAATGATTTGGAAGCACCAGAATCGAAATGCCGCTTGGTTAtcactatttaaacaatagagtgtttctgtcgaggaactatcggctgatagttgccccgcggaaagttgatgttcttaaaacaaatatttgcccgagaagcgaagcttcgagggcaaatatgctagttttaagaacatcaaatttccaaggggcaactatcagaccgatagttccgagacataaacactctattgtctttattgttcaccactaaattttcctGTAGCGCCATGCCTCAAAACTGAAAACGACAAgaatttatttatcaaaatttcTAACCGCTAGGGAGCGCTTAGGTGTTACGTATTTTCTGTTGTATCCTCTTCAGATGATATTACATCTATACATGTATAAACAATTTTATATGTCAACTGTTGACttctaaagaagaaaacttCTAAAGAGGAAACCTCGAATCTTGAAACTTCTGCGCCCGCTTGACGTTTTACAGTAAAGTAGTTTACTGCAGTTTTCAGCCTAAAAAATACTTCTCTTGCTCTCTTTTAACTAAAATCGACATGGGACGATAAATCTTCTCATCTTACCTAAAAAAAACTGTAGGAGAAAGCTGTCTTTGATGAGCCACTTGCAGTGAGCGGGCACTATCGTCTGATAGTCGCCCTAGGGCATTCTATTGACAGATAGTGCCCGCGCGAGATCGTACCACGTGAtcagttttgaccaatgacgacaaaggaaaatttagtggtgaactataattaGTGATAGTACAAAATTGATGATAAACGATTTAAAAAGATTGTCACTTCGCATAGGATCCGGAGACGTTTGCAATCTCGCCCTCGCCGTCATGTTATTAGTTGCGGAAAATATATCGAAAGTTTCATTTGTGCATATATAAAAGATCATCATCCGGGAATGTTGTGTGTATTTTTGATGGACACGTCAAGTCTGCTGCATTTGCAATTTGTTGGAGACTGAAGTGTTTTTACTTGTAGCTTGAGccataatgaaaaaaaaaatccaaaaattaaGTTACAAAATGTAAGACTAAAACAGCTTGCCTCAAGGACCTCAAGGTCCTTGCTGAGCTCTCATTGTGTAGTTTCGGTTTCAGACAAATCACATGGTCTATTTATTTCGCAAAATTTGCTTAGGATCCGGAGATGTCTTCAATCTCGCCCTCGCCGACATTTAATTGCAGAAAACATCAAGAGTTTCATTTGTTCATATATAAGAGACAATTATAACATCCGGGAAAGTTAAGTCTGTTTTTGACGGACACGCACGGTCTGCTGCATTTGGAATTAGTTGGAGACAGAAGTGTTTTGACCTGTACCTTGAGccataatgaaaaaaaaaaacctgcaaaATCTAGTTATAAAATTTAAGACCTTATTAATTAGCCGATAAAACAACTTGTGTCAAGGTCCTTGCTTAGCTTTCATAGTGTAGTTTCGGTTTCAGACAGGTCGCATGGTCTAATGGTCTAATTAGAGTGCTAGATTTGCATACGTTTACGCCAGGTTCAGGTTCTGTTCTAACCAGTGAATAATCATTTTTTATTAATCGACGGTTCCAAATTCCTTTCTTGACTACCGCGTTTGGTTTCCTCTCCTCCCCACACCCCATATCTGAAGACAACCCGACAAAGTTTCTTTTAAGTCAGATGTTGCAACCATTGAGAGAACGGAAACGATAATGCGTTTTAAGAACCCCGTTTGAGCTGTCATCGTATTAAGCATAAATCAGACGGGATCACGTTCCAGTGGTTAGGACGACCTCGATGACATCTTCATCATGCTATTTGCTGTGGAAATAGTTGCAATACAACGACCATCTTTGATTGATGCCAGTGGGGCAAATCTGTACATCGTACGTTGAATAAATTGGGTCTTGGATATTTTTATCCTTTGCCTCAGTAATCATTAATCTGACaccgttgaaaaaaaaaatatgaaaaataatctggtttggaaaattttgaaccaaaGCCAAATTTACCTCTGTAATATGTTTGCGGATTCCGCCAAACACAAATATTGATGAACTTCACACTTCCATGGACTTCAGGCAGCTGCAACAGTTCAGGCGACGCGCTCGTGATACACATGTGACATCTCGATGATTCAGTCGTCACGTGGTGACTGTAATGGTATATAAATTTGTATACACCCTTCTGAGTCCGAGTCCGAACCGCCACCAAGGACAGCCGCCGTCATGTCGTCCAAGTTACTAAACACCCTCATTGACGAACTTCGACAGGATTACAAAGTTGTTATGCTTGATACTTTCAATGATCTTCAAGAAGAGCAGCAAGGCATGCTAGGGTTTTACTATGACGAAGATGTTTCGAGAAACCCCGGAAACCTCCTAATTTCACTTGAACGCTCTGGGAAGATTTCATGGACAGACGTCGGTTCCTTAAAGAATGCTTTGCGTGCCATTAAGATGGAGAAACTTGCTTGCACTTTGGAAGAATATGAGATAAAGAGGGATCTGGCACTTCTTTTCGATACCTATGCGAGGAAGAGGCAAGGACTAGTTCAAAAGCAAGTGCCCAGTTCCATCGAAGACGTCGCTGGATACCTAGCGAAGATAGCAGACGGTGTATTGCACAAGACCACTGTTGAATCATTGAGAAAATCGAAGAAAAACATACAGGATCTTATGAAAGATGTAGAGACGGGAATCGCTTACAAGTTGTCAAACGCACTGAGTAAGTTGGCGCTTCTTATCGTCATTGTTGGTGAGGTTACTGCGGAAACTGAAAGAACGAAGGAAGAATGTGGCCCAAAGCCAGAAGTTTTGAAGTCTTGTTCCGCTGAGATTTGCTCAAGAATGAAAGGACAAATAACAATGGTAAGAATTATAATATCAGGAATAGTACTGCATGACTGAAGGGCTTTTTTATCATTTGTGTGCAACAAATATTCGTTTCATTTCGAAGCGTGTCTATACAGATGGATATTTTCTCAAACAAGATACGTCCTTTAATCTACATTAAGAAGGATCAAAGAATGAAATGGTATTCGAAaccatttcattttcattttgagCTCCCCATGCTTGAAGTTCTGAATATTGGATAACACAAGTATCAAAACCTCGGCTTTCTTTTACCACGtactgttttgaaaaaaaaaaaccagtttgaAGTAGAATGTTAGGTAAGCATTGATGGGCACTTGTATTCTGCAGCATTAGTAGCATTTACCTTTACTACGATTCTAGTCAACCGAGGCCTTCAGGAAACATAAAGAAACAACCTCCTATATATTTGTTACAAGGTCTGTTTAAAGCGATGTGCtgtatgaatgaatgaatgaatgaacactttatttaaaacacggtaaaaATATCAGTatgaaaatagaaaacaaagaagaaattcaTCTTAGGTAAAATTTTCTATTAACTGGTTTACATATTTGCCGTGTAGGAGTCCGATACAGAGAGCCATTTATCAATTCTTCTCTTGAAGTTGCGTGGAGATTTTGTAGTGCGGATATCCTCAGGAAGATCGTTCCAAAGAGAAGCTCCGCTATAACTGAAGCTACGCTTTAGGTAGTCAGTTCTTTGTTTCAGCAAGTACAATATTTGTCTTGCGTCACGAATGTCAAAGGACAGAGTTCTCGGAGTGAACATGCTACAAAGATAATTTGGGGCGAGCTTATTAACGCATTTGTACATTAAATTTGCCTTTTGCTTCGTCCTTCTAACTGATAAGTTATCCCAGCTGAGAGAGTTGAGAAGATAGTTAGAGTTCGCATTATAACTTGATTTAGTAATTGATCTAGCAGCGcgattttgtagtttttgtagtttctcactCAGCTGTTGAGACAAGCCATCCCAAACAACACTGCGATCAAGAATGTTCGCTATGGATACTCGACATTCTCTTGGCATCAATTCAATACGCATTCTCTTGGTAAATCTGGATTTGCGAATTAACAATCGAATGCAAAATACCAAAATAGACTTAACACGCGCATGCATTTCGGGCTGTCCAAGATACAATACATGTGCGTGATGCAACACATTCTCAGATTATCTTAAAAGGCGATTAGTAATACTATTTTGACGTTTTCGTGTATTCTGTCTTCAAGAAGATTTATTTTGCCTAATGGAATTTATTCTGTGTCGTCAAATATTTTATGTTGGCGGTGGCCATGAAGGGTCATTAAGGACTGAGATACTGAGAAAGTAATAGCATCCTAACGAgaaatattcataataattatagcgcgttTTTACTtcgtgtaaaagcgaacttgttttacGTGGTTGGCtcatagaacgaggaatattcataataataatcagcaCGTTTTTACTTGGTGTGAAAGCGAACTTGTTTGTGTGGTTGGCTTTTAGAACGAAGAATATTCATAATAAGTATTAACGCgtttttacttggtgtaaaagcgaacttgttttgtgtggttgccttatagaacgaggaatattcataataatcatagcgcgcttttacttggtgtaaaagtgAACTTGTTTTGCATTAATAGAACAATTGGAATGACATCCttttctattggtaccaatcCTACCATTGGTACTAATAGACCATCGGTTTGACAAATCGTATCCGTCTGTGTATATTGGACATGGGTGGTTTATTACagtctaaaacgaagaccccttagATAATCTagtggcaaaatttttctttggtgCTAATAAGCCTATCTGTGAAATTCGAAATTGCCGTTCGCAACTTGCCCTCACCAACTAGGAGCATGCAATTTTGTTAGTCTGAGCAAAGTGGACAATGAGATCGAGGACGTTCTCCACCTGACGGGTCTGTGATAttattttcatgctttttatAGGGATATCGAAGAGTACACAAGGCAAATCTTTTTATAC from Montipora capricornis isolate CH-2021 chromosome 2, ASM3666992v2, whole genome shotgun sequence includes the following:
- the LOC138018860 gene encoding uncharacterized protein isoform X1, encoding MSSKLLNTLIDELRQDYKVVMLDTFNDLQEEQQGMLGFYYDEDVSRNPGNLLISLERSGKISWTDVGSLKNALRAIKMEKLACTLEEYEIKRDLALLFDTYARKRQGLVQKQVPSSIEDVAGYLAKIADGVLHKTTVESLRKSKKNIQDLMKDVETGIAYKLSNALSKLALLIVIVGEVTAETERTKEECGPKPEVLKSCSAEICSRMKGQITMEEFCQHVEQRFNEVYNDHDSNGNTTSSKQIVVDAIDQFMQTPFFQKPSCE
- the LOC138018860 gene encoding uncharacterized protein isoform X2, producing MSSKLLNTLIDELRQDYKVVMLDTFNDLQEEQQGMLGFYYDEDVSRNPGNLLISLERSGKISWTDVGSLKNALRAIKMEKLACTLEEYEIKRDLALLFDTYARKRQGLVQKQVPSSIEDVAGYLAKIADGVLHKTTVESLRKSKKNIQDLMKDVETGIAYKLSNALSKLALLIVIVGEVTAETERTKEECGPKPEVLKSCSAEICSRMKGQITMGYRRVHKANLFIL